One window of the Capnocytophaga haemolytica genome contains the following:
- a CDS encoding glycosyltransferase, giving the protein MQKVLIITYYWAPAGGPGVQRWLKFAKYLRYFGIEPVIYAPENPFYPITDPEIDKDLPEDITVVKQPIWEPYRLASLFSKKKTQSISAGMIPRKRVSLLEKLMLWVRGNLFIPDARKYWVKPSVKFLKRYIKENDIQTIITTSPPHSVHLIGYHLKRQCPELKWIADFRDPWTSIGYYKDLRLTRWADRQHHYWEREVLQKADAVIATSFTTGKDFQVLTDTPIYVITNGYDERPTQEVAPVEKFRVAHIGSLLSDRNPKLLWQAFAELIAEDRAFADDFELCLAGKISEDILADLTAAGLSEYVVNKGYLPHQEAIALQDSAQVLLLIEIDAPETRAIIAGKLFEYMASGRPIWAVGPESWDVTRILEETHTGVLMPYNDLNRMKKTVREAYENYKKGTIQRGDTDLSKYSREKLTGQLANVINRLTKF; this is encoded by the coding sequence ATGCAAAAGGTTCTGATTATCACTTACTACTGGGCACCCGCAGGCGGACCTGGGGTGCAGCGATGGCTGAAGTTCGCTAAATACCTGCGGTACTTTGGCATAGAGCCTGTTATTTACGCCCCTGAAAACCCCTTCTACCCTATTACCGACCCTGAGATTGACAAAGATTTGCCTGAGGACATAACTGTTGTGAAGCAGCCTATATGGGAACCTTATCGCTTGGCATCGCTCTTCTCAAAGAAGAAAACGCAAAGCATCAGCGCAGGGATGATCCCCCGCAAGAGGGTATCGCTCTTGGAGAAGCTAATGCTGTGGGTGCGCGGTAATCTCTTTATCCCCGATGCCCGCAAATACTGGGTAAAGCCCTCGGTGAAGTTCCTCAAAAGATATATAAAAGAGAACGACATACAGACCATTATCACCACTTCGCCACCGCATAGTGTGCACCTGATCGGCTATCACCTCAAAAGGCAATGCCCTGAACTGAAATGGATTGCCGACTTTCGCGACCCTTGGACGAGCATCGGCTATTACAAGGATTTGCGGCTCACACGCTGGGCGGATCGGCAGCATCACTATTGGGAGCGCGAGGTGTTGCAAAAGGCAGATGCCGTAATTGCCACGAGCTTCACTACGGGGAAAGATTTTCAAGTGCTGACCGATACACCCATTTATGTAATTACCAATGGTTATGACGAGCGTCCAACGCAGGAGGTAGCCCCTGTTGAAAAGTTCCGTGTGGCGCATATCGGTTCGTTGCTTTCCGACCGCAACCCTAAGCTACTGTGGCAAGCATTTGCCGAACTCATCGCTGAGGATCGTGCCTTTGCTGACGACTTTGAGCTGTGCTTAGCAGGGAAAATAAGTGAGGATATCCTTGCAGACTTGACAGCGGCAGGGCTCAGCGAGTACGTAGTCAATAAGGGCTATCTGCCACATCAAGAGGCTATTGCCTTGCAAGACAGCGCGCAAGTGCTGCTGCTCATAGAGATTGACGCCCCCGAAACACGGGCGATCATCGCAGGCAAGCTGTTCGAGTATATGGCTTCGGGGCGACCGATTTGGGCAGTAGGACCTGAAAGTTGGGACGTAACCCGCATCTTAGAGGAGACCCACACAGGGGTTCTTATGCCGTATAACGACCTGAATCGGATGAAAAAGACGGTACGTGAGGCTTACGAAAATTACAAAAAAGGGACGATACAGCGCGGTGATACCGATTTAAGCAAATACAGTAGAGAAAAACTTACGGGGCAATTAGCCAATGTAATTAACAGATTGACAAAATTTTAA
- the pckA gene encoding phosphoenolpyruvate carboxykinase (ATP), translated as MSKPKTISVENYGIKGADVRYQLTPDELYKETLDKKLGVVASSGALAINTGEFTGRSPQDRFIVEDDVTKNRVWWGKINIPFDPAKFDKLYDKVVAYLSNKEIYVRDGYVCADPKYRTNVRTITELPWSNLFAFNMFLRPEESELASFKEDWLVVNAPGFHADPAVDGTRQHNFAILNFTKKIALIGGTGYTGEIKKGIFSAMNFEMPVFRNTLPMHCSANVGKAGDTAIFFGLSGTGKTTLSADKNRKLIGDDEHGWTSENTVFNFEGGCYAKVIDLSAEKEPEIFGAIKKGAILENVIMDSKGVVDFADTTITQNTRVSYPIYHIKNIQPGSIGHNPKNIFFLTFDAYGVLPAISKLNPNQAAYHFISGYTSKVAGTEVGITEPQKTFSACFGAAFMPLHPAEYAKMLSQKIKDTGVNVWLVNTGFNGQKKRVSLKDTRTLITAAMEGKLDNVPYETSEVFGVQIPTQCEGLSNQDILSPSKSWDSQEEFKKNSLALAQAFAENFKKFEAGADAAVKSGAPKTSL; from the coding sequence ATGAGTAAACCAAAGACAATTTCAGTTGAAAATTACGGGATTAAAGGTGCTGATGTTCGTTATCAATTAACACCAGACGAATTGTACAAAGAAACATTGGACAAGAAATTAGGTGTTGTGGCATCTTCAGGTGCATTAGCTATCAACACAGGTGAATTTACAGGACGTTCCCCTCAAGACCGTTTCATCGTTGAAGACGACGTTACAAAAAACCGTGTGTGGTGGGGCAAAATCAACATTCCATTTGATCCAGCTAAGTTTGACAAGCTCTACGACAAGGTAGTGGCTTATCTCTCTAACAAAGAAATCTACGTTCGCGATGGCTATGTTTGTGCTGATCCTAAATATCGCACTAATGTACGTACTATCACAGAACTTCCTTGGAGCAACTTGTTTGCTTTCAATATGTTTCTTCGCCCTGAAGAAAGCGAACTAGCTTCTTTCAAAGAAGATTGGTTAGTTGTTAATGCACCAGGATTCCACGCTGATCCAGCAGTTGATGGTACTCGTCAACACAACTTCGCTATCCTTAACTTCACTAAGAAAATCGCCCTCATCGGTGGTACTGGCTATACAGGTGAAATTAAGAAAGGTATCTTCTCAGCAATGAACTTCGAAATGCCTGTATTCCGCAACACTTTGCCAATGCACTGTAGCGCTAACGTAGGTAAGGCTGGTGATACTGCCATTTTCTTCGGACTTTCAGGTACAGGTAAAACAACCCTTTCAGCAGACAAGAACCGCAAACTTATCGGTGATGACGAACACGGATGGACAAGCGAAAACACAGTGTTCAACTTCGAAGGAGGTTGCTATGCAAAGGTTATCGACCTCAGTGCTGAAAAAGAACCTGAAATCTTCGGTGCTATCAAGAAGGGGGCTATCCTCGAAAACGTAATTATGGATAGCAAAGGTGTGGTTGATTTCGCTGACACTACCATCACTCAGAACACACGTGTAAGCTACCCAATTTACCACATCAAGAACATTCAACCAGGTTCTATTGGGCACAACCCTAAGAACATTTTCTTCTTAACTTTCGACGCTTACGGTGTATTGCCAGCAATCTCTAAGCTCAACCCTAACCAAGCTGCTTACCACTTCATTTCTGGTTATACCTCAAAGGTAGCTGGCACTGAAGTAGGCATCACTGAGCCACAGAAGACCTTCTCTGCTTGCTTTGGCGCAGCCTTTATGCCTTTACACCCAGCTGAGTACGCTAAGATGCTTTCTCAAAAAATTAAAGATACAGGCGTAAACGTTTGGTTGGTGAACACAGGCTTCAATGGTCAGAAGAAACGTGTTAGCTTAAAGGACACTCGTACGCTGATCACCGCAGCTATGGAAGGCAAACTTGATAATGTACCTTACGAAACAAGTGAAGTATTTGGTGTACAAATCCCAACACAATGTGAAGGGCTTTCAAACCAAGACATCTTGTCTCCTTCTAAATCTTGGGATTCACAAGAAGAATTTAAGAAGAACTCTTTGGCATTAGCACAAGCATTTGCTGAAAACTTCAAGAAGTTCGAAGCAGGTGCCGACGCGGCTGTTAAATCAGGTGCACCAAAGACATCTTTATAA